From one Desulfurobacterium thermolithotrophum DSM 11699 genomic stretch:
- a CDS encoding amino acid--tRNA ligase-related protein, translating into MEEILKLRSKLLKVVRGFFELQGFIEVETPLMVPYENPDSNVVNVKVSFSNFSGKKFNWFLHTSPEFFMKRIIWHGIPRIYQISKVFRNGEITESHNVEFTMVEWYRTGADYKKGMEETLELLKECVKAAKKEELSYRGKRSHLHGYISFTVEEAFREFAGVKDIFDEEEVLKVSKEKEYESAFFKLLVDKVEPALAEFQVPVFLYNYPAKFSAMAKVKGNYAERFELYVCGLELANGYTELTDFESYKKKFFEKGKQAVDKGFLKLLKEKPLPSCEGVALGFDRVLMLITGKKIHEVIPFSTKKLINELILPNF; encoded by the coding sequence GTTAGGGGATTTTTTGAACTTCAAGGATTTATAGAAGTTGAGACACCCTTAATGGTACCTTATGAAAATCCTGATTCTAATGTTGTTAATGTTAAAGTTTCATTTTCTAACTTTTCAGGAAAGAAGTTTAATTGGTTTTTACATACTTCTCCAGAATTTTTTATGAAAAGAATTATTTGGCATGGTATTCCAAGAATCTATCAAATTTCTAAGGTATTTAGAAATGGAGAAATTACAGAATCTCACAATGTTGAGTTTACAATGGTTGAATGGTATAGAACAGGAGCTGATTATAAAAAAGGAATGGAAGAGACTCTTGAACTTCTAAAAGAATGTGTTAAAGCAGCAAAAAAAGAAGAGCTATCTTACAGAGGAAAGAGATCTCACTTACATGGATATATCTCTTTTACTGTTGAAGAAGCTTTTAGAGAGTTTGCAGGTGTAAAGGACATTTTTGATGAAGAGGAAGTCTTAAAAGTTTCTAAAGAAAAAGAATATGAATCTGCTTTCTTCAAGCTTTTAGTTGATAAAGTGGAACCAGCTCTTGCTGAATTTCAAGTTCCCGTTTTTCTCTACAATTACCCTGCAAAATTCTCTGCTATGGCTAAGGTTAAAGGAAATTATGCAGAAAGATTTGAGCTTTACGTTTGTGGTTTAGAGCTTGCCAATGGTTATACAGAGCTCACAGATTTTGAAAGTTATAAGAAGAAATTCTTTGAAAAAGGAAAACAAGCAGTAGATAAAGGATTTTTAAAACTTCTCAAAGAAAAACCTCTACCATCTTGTGAAGGTGTTGCTTTGGGTTTTGATAGGGTTTTAATGCTAATCACTGGAAAAAAGATACATGAAGTAATTCCTTTTTCTACAAAAAAATTGATTAATGAACTTATTCTCCCCAATTTTTAA